A window of Burkholderiales bacterium genomic DNA:
GCGTACGCGTCCACGCGCCCGGCCTCGACGCCCGCCAGCGCGTTGGCCGCGCTGGGGAACACGACGACGCGCTCGTCGGGAATGCCCAATGCCCGGGCGTACCCTCGCTCCACCGCGCCCGCAACGACGCCGAGCTTCGCCTCCGGGTGGCGCGCCATGTCCTCGTAGCTGTGCAGTCCGAGGGGATTTCCCTGCTTGACGATGAACGCCTGGCCAATGGCGTAGGTCGGGTTCGAGAAGGCGATGCGTTCGCACCGCTGCGGCAGGATGTACATCCCGGCGGCGATGATGTCGAACCGCCCGGCCTGCAACCCCGGGATCAGGGATCCGAACTGGGTGAGCACGCCCTCCACCTTCTCTATCCCTAAGCGGCGCAGGATGACCCGCGCCACCTCCGGCGCCTCGCCGGTCGCGCGATTGCGCTGGGTGTCGAGATAGGCAAAGGGCGCCTCGTCCGCGAAACCGATGCGGATGCTTTCTTCCCGCCGAGCCCGTTCGAGGGTCGATCCGTCTCCCAAAGCGGACGGATCCGAGCAGCCGGCCAGCAGCAGGACCGCCGCAACCGCGGCGGCCAGAAGCGACCGGAGCGTCACCCATTCCTCCCGATGAGGCGCCCGTCCAGCGAATGCGGTCATACGCCTCTCTTTACCGCCTGCGGAACCACCGGCTCAATGGGCGAGAAGTCGCTGCGGGTAGCGATGAACTCGGGCCGGGGAGTCAGACCGTGCAGCGGAGCGCCCAGCGCGTTCTCCACGCTGTTATAGACGAAGAACAGGTTGCTGCGGGGATCGGGGGTGATGTTGCTATTGGACCCGTGCATGGCATTGCAGTCGAAAAACACCACCGATCCGGCCGGCCCCTTCATCGACTCGATCCCGCCCCGGTCCACCAGGAAGCGCAGGCTGGCCTCGTCCGGCACGCCGTACTCCTG
This region includes:
- a CDS encoding ectoine/hydroxyectoine ABC transporter substrate-binding protein EhuB, which gives rise to MTAFAGRAPHREEWVTLRSLLAAAVAAVLLLAGCSDPSALGDGSTLERARREESIRIGFADEAPFAYLDTQRNRATGEAPEVARVILRRLGIEKVEGVLTQFGSLIPGLQAGRFDIIAAGMYILPQRCERIAFSNPTYAIGQAFIVKQGNPLGLHSYEDMARHPEAKLGVVAGAVERGYARALGIPDERVVVFPSAANALAGVEAGRVDAYAATALTVRDLLGKAEVGNTWVERADPFRQPVIDGKPAIGYGGFGFRKSDRDLVEAFNRELETFIGTQEHLQLVARFGFTQADLPGEVTAAELCQG